Proteins from a genomic interval of Clostridium cochlearium:
- a CDS encoding NCS2 family permease — MKKIIEKIFDLTKYKTTVKGELLAGLTGFFSVVYIIAVNSSILSDAGIPLEVGIIATILVSFLGCIIMGLLGNVPIMVVPGMGVNALFSYTIIKSMGLSVQQALTAVVIAGAIFSIITFTRLGDIITKSISHSLKEAITVGIGIFITFIGFQKGGIIVSHQSNFVTLGDLKNPLVLATLINLAITLFLFIKDIKGNFLISIILGTGVSYLLGLVDVSSINFQGLSFQGYGDVFFNLDFGGITTISFWTAVFSLVLVLVFENLGLLNGYVNIMLKQPEKFKNAYKSTALSSITCGILGTSPTIATVESAAAIAAGGKTGLTSIFTGILFILSIFFLPLIKVIPNSAVAPILIIIGSLMIKNVLNINFNDFTEGFPAFLIITMIPLTYSIVDGMAFGFIAYPIAKLAANKKEDVSLPMYIISIIFLINFILSV; from the coding sequence ATGAAGAAAATAATTGAAAAGATATTCGACTTAACAAAATATAAAACCACTGTTAAAGGTGAATTATTAGCTGGATTAACAGGATTTTTTTCTGTAGTCTATATTATAGCTGTTAATTCATCAATACTTTCTGATGCAGGAATTCCATTAGAAGTGGGAATTATTGCTACTATATTAGTATCCTTTTTAGGTTGCATTATAATGGGGCTTTTAGGAAATGTGCCTATTATGGTAGTACCCGGTATGGGGGTAAATGCTTTATTTTCATATACTATTATAAAATCCATGGGACTTTCTGTACAACAAGCTTTAACAGCAGTGGTTATAGCGGGTGCAATATTCTCAATAATAACTTTTACAAGACTTGGAGATATTATCACAAAATCTATTTCACATTCTTTAAAAGAAGCAATAACTGTGGGAATAGGAATATTTATAACCTTTATAGGATTTCAAAAGGGTGGAATAATAGTTTCACACCAAAGTAATTTTGTAACTCTAGGAGATTTAAAAAATCCACTAGTTTTAGCAACCCTTATAAATTTAGCTATAACATTATTTTTATTCATAAAAGATATAAAGGGAAATTTTTTGATAAGCATAATCTTAGGTACAGGGGTATCTTATCTACTAGGGTTGGTTGATGTATCATCAATAAATTTTCAAGGATTAAGTTTTCAAGGATATGGAGATGTATTTTTTAATTTAGACTTTGGAGGAATAACAACTATAAGTTTCTGGACAGCAGTATTTTCATTGGTATTAGTTTTGGTGTTTGAAAATTTAGGACTTCTTAATGGATATGTAAATATTATGCTTAAACAACCAGAAAAATTTAAAAACGCTTATAAATCCACGGCATTATCTTCAATTACTTGTGGTATTTTAGGAACTAGCCCAACTATAGCCACTGTGGAAAGTGCAGCGGCAATTGCAGCTGGAGGAAAAACGGGTTTAACTTCTATATTTACAGGAATATTATTTATTCTTTCAATATTCTTCCTTCCACTTATAAAAGTTATTCCAAATTCAGCTGTAGCACCAATACTTATAATTATAGGAAGCTTAATGATTAAAAATGTTTTAAATATAAACTTCAATGACTTTACAGAAGGATTTCCAGCTTTTTTAATTATAACTATGATTCCATTAACCTATAGCATAGTAGATGGTATGGCCTTTGGATTTATAGCATATCCTATTGCTAAATTAGCTGCAAATAAAAAAGAAGATGTTTCTTTGCCAATGTATATAATATCAATTATATTTTTAATTAATTTCATACTTAGTGTTTAA